In the Aptenodytes patagonicus chromosome 5, bAptPat1.pri.cur, whole genome shotgun sequence genome, TAGTTTATGCAGTTGTGTGTGTTAAAACACAAGACACAACAGCAGTGGAGATTGCTTTAAAATTACGGAGGAGTCAGTAATCCCCGGTTGATGACTGTATTCTGTGAAATGGGTCTCATGAAAAGCCCTGTGAGGGACAGACCATGAGGTCTTGTTTCAGTGGCAGTAAGCATGGGAAGGGGAACGCGCTGTCCCTCCAGAGTTAGGGATTATCTCCAGAAACTGAGTCCAGCCCTTGCACTTCAACACCTCCAGCTGTAATGAGCTTTGAGGGGTGACCTAAAACCTTAGTTCACTGACCTGGTTGAACAGAGCTGTAAGATCTGACTTTAGCACTGCCTACGAGCTCCTACAAGGCCTTAACCCCAATAACAAAAATTAACGTTTCTCATATCAGAGACTTTTAACCTTGTGGAGGAAGGGGTCGCCAGATACAAACAGAAGCTGATGGTATGGAAACTTACTGGTGAGGATAGTCAGTCCTTCACGTAATTAATCTCAGGAATTGAATTGTTTCAACCTTTATTTCAAGACAAGTGcatgtacatgtatatatgtagGTCAGTCTAGTTCAGCCTGAAAGCGCAGAGGAATCAGTGTGTGAAATGCCCTCTTCTGCTCTAAACAAGAAGAAAGGGTGCACCCTTCTGAGGTACAAATCCATTTGTGTTGTTTAGGCTTAATCTTTCTTGCTGTCCTGTGCACCCCTGTCCACACCACTGACACGGCCTGCCCTGTCTGTGTTAGCCCATGCTGGGAAGCACCAGCCCTGCATGCCCTTGGGGAGAGCTGAAACTGAAgccaaactgtaaaaaaaaagaaagtatgtgaAAATTTCATATAGTTTTCATACCAGTGAAAATGTCTGCTCAAACACAGTGAATGTATAATTCACCAGCCCCCCCACTCTCAAGGGACACTGCAAGCCCAAAGGTTATAAAGGAAAGTTTTATTAGCTTttaggaaggaaaacacattctCAGTTCAGCTGGGAAGTGTGACAATCCCCAGCTTGGGGGCAGGGTGCAGCTGCCTTCGGTCCTGGTGGCGGGCAGAGTGGCCAGAGGTAAAAGCCCAAAATGCCCCTTGCAGCTGGGGAGGAGCATCCTGTGGGTGCAAGTCAGCCCACAGCTTCTCAGTCCTGAGATGCGAAAAAGCTGCTTCTCAGCACTTCAGCCACAGAGGTTTCCCCTGGGGCTGTGGCCTGGCCCCAGGTAGGGAAGTTCATAAAACCTGCCAACAATAGCAAAAAGCATATGGAAAAGCTCACCAAGGCCTGGAAGATTTCCTTAGCTGCCTTTGGCACCTGGGCCCACAGGAGTGCTCATCCAGGAGCGGGCCGGCCCGGGAGCCGAGGCAGGCGGCAGCACAGTGCCTGCGTAGCAGGAATGCTCCAGCGCATTGGGAGTATCTGCAAAGAGCTTAGTGCTGACAACCAGAAGTCTGAACCCTTCCCAGTGTTTCTAAGAAATCTGCAGTAACATTCTTATGCCTAtagtataaatacataaatacttttAACAAAAGACTTTGGAGTGTACAGCCAGCAGTGAGATGCTGAAATGTTGCTGGAGTTCATTGGGAGCCAGGTAGTCAACTTGCCCTTGAAATCTGCCCCACTTCAACCAAAAATACAACAGTCGCTGGCTGTGCTCAGGTCACATGctgcctgcagtgcaggcagggcaggactTGTCCTCCGCAGTCACAAGCTGTAACGAGAAGAGGGATGCGCAGCCCAGGATCACTGAGAGCAGTCTGACttcagcaggagccaggcagggtgCGCATGGGTGCACAGGCGCATCATGAAGGTCGTGCCTGTGAATCTCCCTGTGGTGCATACCTGTATGACAAAGTCTACTGCGAGCTCACGGGAACCATCTGAGTCCTCCCAGAGGAAAGGATGCGCAGACCTGCAGGTTTCACTTGGTCCATTAGAGAGAACCCACCAAGTCCAGAGTCTTCATGTTTTTCCAAATTTTTATGTGCCTGGATCATTTTTGGGTCAAGccagtctgtgtgtgtgtgcttgaaGGAGATTATCCTTCAACTTAACACCTCCAAGAGCTGGTGTCAAGATGTAAATGTCCCACCAGATATTCCCTTGGCTCAGGCTTCAGTAGTCTGCAGATAGCTGGAACAGCCAGTGGGCCTCCGCTCTTAAAAGCTGCTCCTAAAAACCTCATAGTTGCTGCAGGACCTGTGTTTCTGCTGTCCAGTGCACTCCTGTTAGTTCATTTCAAAATACCACCTTCCTTTTGTGGCCTTTACCTGTCAGAGAGCATTTATCTGCATCACAGCAAAGGAAGTCCCTTGCCGCCTCTTCCCTGTCTCCTGCCTTGCCAGGAAAAGGGCTGTTGAGCAGATCTgttctcctccttctccaaaTGGCTTCAAGACACTTGAGGTATCTTCCTGATTTACCAaacttttattttagcaaatataCAGCGCATTTGTACTATATACAGATACTGTCAAGTAAACAGAGAAACCCAGGGTTTCTCTGAATATGAGCTAAGCTTAGGTGACTTTCTTtggctttcatttctgttctCCTCAAGGGCTCCATGCATCCGTTTCTCCAGTGTTAGAAAGATCCATCCTAGGTAGCAAAACAGCTGCACAGAGCCCCAAAGAGATGAACACGGCACGCACTATATAAGGCCCATTTGCACTGTGATTTATCTGCACTCCAGCTGAGGCTTTCCACAGCCCCAAGGAAGGAGGCTGGAGCAGTCTGCCTGCACGAGTACAGCCTGTGAGAACAAACCTCCCACATGCAAATGGATTGGTAGGAAAGGCTGTACTTTACATGTTACATTTCAAGGGACTTATTAATAACACAAGGCTAAACGACAAATCCTTGATGGTGGCGTTGGAGCTGGTCCACAGGGTGATGTTATCTTGAGCAAACAAGAAGAGCACTGTGGTGAAATCTACTGCACTGCCGCTGTTCTGGACAGTTTGCTCGCAGAGGGTCATTCTGCTCTTGTCCATCTTCTGCAGTGTCAGCTTCAGCGAGTCCTCCAGCTCAGGGAAAAAGATAAGACCCTTCAAGGACACTAGGTAGAGGCCATCACAGGTGATCATGATGGAACCATTTCTGATCTGAATAGAGCCTAATTCAGCAGTGAGATTCATGGCTACTCCTTTGATGCTTTTACCTggaatggaagaaagcaaagatgaTGCCATGATGACAAATGTCTTCTTGGAAATGGATTGTTTTATATGGACTGACTGCAGGAAAGGTGGAAAAATATAGGAAAGGAAGAGAGTGAATTAGAGAATAGGGCAGACCAGAGCTAGAATATCATCTGCTCTAGACAGGCATCATCTACAGTGGAAATTTCCAGGTTCCCACTCCTGAGCAAGCTGTGCCTTTTGGACTACAACTCCAGTTTATATGAATTATTCCTCCAAGTTTCTATTTATGCACTATTTATTTACTGTATGTCTTACTTAAAATACAGACATGTAAGTAAAGCATCTCTGTGAGTTTAGGAAGCACAGGTTcctaaaaagaacagaaaaaaaagacagtaaataagaagaggaaaaagtgttCAGAgctggaaggaagagaaaaagtgctTTCTCTGGAGATGCTGGTAACATAAGTCCTTGtctttgggttgttttgttttgtttttttaacagcagaCAGGATAAAAGAGCAGCATAgagacagaaatggaagaaacaaacGAATACAGAGCAGATCCGGGAGAAATTAAACCAGAACTTAGCATGAAAGGTTTTCTCTTGGAACGAGCAGTAACGATTCCCAGGGCTATGCTGGAAATGTTTCCCTGCTGTGCTCCTGGGTTTTCGGCACACCAGCTGAAACCCCTGGGATGTCACCAGAAGGTCTCCTGGCAGACAACACAGCCCCTCTGGGCTGAGGCCAAATTTCTCAAGCTTTTTCTCTAGGAATGTGGGTTTCTGTTAGGTTGGACTCATTGCTACCTTACAATATTAACTGAAAGTAAAACTGTCAACAATATTTTTAGTAAGATTTAAGAACTTTAGTATTTGCTTCTATCGTTGAGGTATGTCATTGGACAAAACATCCAACGTAGTTGGCATGCAGAGCGCTGCTATTTCTGCTACCGTCTGTACGCTCGCTCGCTCTTCTCCAGGaagtcatttacatttttcataaatcaGGAAATCATTGACTTGTTTCAGAAATACCCCAAGAGCATGCCACGTGTACTCAGTAAAttccaaaaaatacttttctcattCTTTCGCAGAGTGAAAACTTGTTTTAGTAGATAGGTGAGGATTGCAGAAATCCACGcagattttcaggttttttctccCGCTCTGGGAAAAcccttttgtttggttttggcccctctccccccagacAGCTCTCCTGGCACCTTCCTCCATCAGAAGAAATAGCCATTGCTGTGACACGAAGCTCTTAATGCCTCCGGCATTTTAGGGGCCACCGGCTGCCACGGCGGTCCCCGGGGACCGGGGTCGGTGCGGGGCAGAGCGGGGAGCCGGGAGCGCTCCCGGGTACCGGGGGGGAGCCCTCCAGGGGGGGCACCGGAGTACTGGGGGGTTGCAACGTAGGGAAGCCGGGAGCTGCCGCCGGGTACCGGTGTCCCGGGAGCCCCCCGCAGGAAACGCTGCGGGGAACCGGGAGCCGTCCGGTAACCGGGGCAGCGCTCCGGCGGAGCCGGGAGCCCGATCGAGGTGCCAGGGGAACGCTGCGCGGTAGCGGCTGCTGTACGGGGGCAGCGCGCCGGGGGCAGCGGGCTCGTCgaggggccgggggcagcgcTGAGGGGCCCCGGGAGCCCTCCCGGGGTGCCCCCTGCCCCGATGCCCACCCACCTGTGTACCGGATGTGGGTCCACGGCACTTCGTCGCTCCgaggctgaaaaaaaagaagataaatccTCGTTAACGCACCGCGCGGGGCCCTCGCTTCTGCCGCTATCACTTTCGTTTCCccaccgggaccgggaccgggaccgggaccgggaccgggaccgcgCCTCCGAAAGCACCGCAGGCAGCCTCAGCTGGCACGGTTGCTGCTAGCCTGCTCTGCTCTTTACTTGCTTTTATGTCATTATTATAAAACAGGATTTTAGAGTGGTTCCTAGCCAAGTCCAACTTCCAGCCCGGTGCTGAGCACTCCAGAGCACACCAGGTAGTGTTGGTCCTGTTTAGGAATGTTGGTCCTGTTTAGAAAAACATCCTGGTGAACATAATTGAGTCAGATCAAACAGTAAGGAAGGACCTTGAGGTGCAGAGCCTCTTCTGCATGACCCCCTCGAGTCTGACTTACAGCCGGGGGTGCCTGTTTGCAGAGCTGGGACCCAGATGTGCCCCCGCTGTCTCGCCCTCCTCCTGCAGGGCACTGAGAGGTGGGTTTGGCTTTATGGTTCCCTGCACTTCGGGTCAGGCTGTTACTGGATGTGTGTCTCTCAGTGGCTCCCTTACAAGTGCATTAAGACACGTTTAAAATTGATTTGCATTGTATGAGTATAACAGAAAAAGTGAATGCAAATACAGAAGTGTGTATCTTACTGATCAGATACGCAAAACACCAAGCTTCTGTATTAGATTTTTAAATCTGAACTTTGCATCTCAAACCCATCTCTCATCTTAACCACAGGAGGCCCAAATCTGTAGTCTCTTCACAACCACAACACTTCAGCATTTTGCCTGATTAAAGAGTGAAAGGTTAGGCTTGCTGCTCCGTGTTCTTCTCTTTACCTATGCCATAGGTTTCCTAAGGGAGAAGGTGGGCTGGTGAGATGTGTGTTGGGCTGACTTTCATGTATTTGGCCTCATGTGTTACAGGAACAGAGCAGCCCCTTCACTCTGAGCACAGGGAGTGTTGGAACAGAGTAGAGAGTGAGCAGAGACATGCAAATAGGCAGGTTCAGTGCTGCACCCTGGTAAAGGCAAGCGGCAGGGGAAGGAGGTCGGAACCGGGCTGCCCTGTGCGGTCTGTGCCGGAGGATGAggtgggtggtgggtgctggtggtgggaaAGGTCTGCTCTGGCACCCTCTAGTGCTGCCACAGCTGATGCTCTGCCACTTGCTCCACTGGCAAGGCTGGATTTGACTACCAAATACAAGCTTTTATTGCACACTGGCTCTGGTGGAATTGTCTCCCCTGGCTTTACTGATCCTATCCATTGCCTCAGCAGCTTGAGTCTTACGCTGACTCTTTTTCTAGGCACCAAGTGCACGAGCATTTCACTCTTTGGCTCAGGCAGCTGGGATTTTCAGGTAGTTTCCCAAAAAGATGATAGCTAAGCACAGGACTGCTGAGCTTCTGAGGTCAAACAACATCCACTGCAATCTGTCCGATCTGGCCACTGGTGGACAGGGTGTATTAAACACAGACAGGTTGGGTGACGAACTTGTAGCAATTATAAGAATATCAGCCCCGTTGTCACCAATGCACATTACCTGTTTTACATATCTCTGCTAGTTATTGTGCGATCTCAAAGCACTGCAATTATCTACTAGTAAATTCTGCTGAGGAGAGGACATACCTGTAGGACTGGAAGGATGTCTGGGAGCTACTAAGTTAGTCACCCCTCTTTCTCTGTTCTGCCGTGCGGGAAAGGATGCCAGGAGGGCTGAGGGCACAGAGGTGCTCCTTACTGACTGCTTCAGATTTCCCTGTATCATTTACACACAGAGTTTCCACATCATTTTTGCCTGTTCTGGATCCCCAGACATGAGCCTTCCTCCTGGCTGGGACATTGTGTCTAGAGCCGTGCCACACAGCAGAAGTTTCAGGAATAGGATTGTACTGCACAAAGCGCAAATCTCGGGACTGTAGCAATACGCGCTGATTGTGAGGACCGTTGTGATCATGTGCCTGACTGCCTGTGTCATACAGATTGCAGACGACTGTGCACTGGAAGTGGGTTGTACCTTCTCCATACCAGGAGATACTAGGATTATGGCCGTATCTTCCTCACCTACATTAAACCTCTGCACGATTACTCCTCCTATACCTTTTCCTGCCCTGTTCAGGCAAAACCGTCCTGCAACAGGTCATTAGAAGCCTTTGAATTCCCAACAGCTGCTCAAGGCTTTTACCTCCCATGCATTTgtcgtcggggggggggggcattcacACCCCCTGATTGCACCTGCGAGTGGCTTGCCATGGCCTGATCCCAGCTGGTGTGGCAAGAGGAGGTAAGTCCAGCAGAGATGGGAACTCACAAGCCTTGCAGATGTGAAAGCAGACTatcactacctttttttttaacttgctcaTTTGGAAATCACAGCTGAGGCTTGCTCTCCAGGCAGCATCATGACAGAAACCAGATCACTGTCCCTTTTTGTTAAGCATGGTCTGGGCTGCAGATGCTGACTTTCCTGAGCATGTGCCATGACATTATTTGCACTGTGTTTTCACAGAACAGtccggggttttttttttaggagccATGAGGACAATGGAAAGTAATCAAATATGGTCTTGCTATGAAAAAACATAGCTATTGTCTTGCTATTAAAGTTAGCATGGCTCCCTCCAGCCCTGGAGAGCAGAAAGAGACTCTTCCCAAGAACAGGGACAGCCTCTCAGTTTCTCCCACAGACCAGTGCACCCAGCCTGCCACTCTGATGCTACTGTGCCCCTACTTCCATAAAGTCCGTCTCCCTAAACTGCCCCAAGAGACAAGTCAGATTAGTACTGCTGCCTATTTTGTAGACATTTATATGGTCGGTTCACGGTTATCCTACTGAGCCCTGTAATACCAGTGCAATGAAATCCCCCCTTGTACAGCCCACGAGACCACTCCTGCACAGCATGGTGCAGTCAAAACAGGACACCACGGTTATCTGCTTAAATAGCAtgtgtttaaaactgaaaaggtCCTCTGGTGACTCCCAGGGCCTGGACTTTTCATCTGCTGCAGTTGCTTCTCCTCAAGCACCCTGTTTCAGTTGTTTCTGTTGAGGAAGGGAAACTCCAGACATGTACTGTGtcccctcctcagctgctgctctcttGGGTTTGTAAGGCTCACAGGCAGCAATGCCAGCCCCTGCCATCTTCCtctggaggaggaggatttgAGTTAACATTTTTACAGAAGAGATACTGAGAGATGAGGAGTCACAACCAGAGAGTGACCCAGGAGAGGTTTCTGCATCTTGAGCAGTGTGATAGCTTGCCCTTCTCTGTTGGCTTCCAGTGCAACTTCTCTCTCCCAAAGTAGTGGAAGGAGAAGACTGAACTGAGTGAAAAGTGTTATCTTTCAGT is a window encoding:
- the TNFSF4 gene encoding tumor necrosis factor ligand superfamily member 4 gives rise to the protein MEGQPDVEPRNQDQMDREREPAEDEWQSWQRGQVRNTLHLVSAAAQWILLLACLIYLGIDSLQPSTPRSDEVPWTHIRYTGKSIKGVAMNLTAELGSIQIRNGSIMITCDGLYLVSLKGLIFFPELEDSLKLTLQKMDKSRMTLCEQTVQNSGSAVDFTTVLFLFAQDNITLWTSSNATIKDLSFSLVLLISPLKCNM